In a single window of the Oryctolagus cuniculus chromosome 2, mOryCun1.1, whole genome shotgun sequence genome:
- the CHRNB3 gene encoding neuronal acetylcholine receptor subunit beta-3, giving the protein MICCSKGVPSPSRLDAMVLTGVVLVLAVLGTPTSATAGFSSMAENEDALLRHLFQGYQKWVRPVLHSNDTIKVHFGLKISQLVDVDEKNQLMTTNVWLKQEWTDHKLRWNPEEYGGIHSIKVPSESLWLPDIVLFENADGRFEGSLMTKVIVNANGTIVWTPPASYKSSCTMDVTFFPFDRQNCSMKFGSWTYDGTMVDLILIDEQVDRKDFFDNGEWEILNAKGMKGNRKAGLYSYPFITYSFVLRRLPLFYTLFLIIPCLGLSFLTVLVFYLPSDEGEKLSLSTSVLVSLTVFLLVIEEIIPSSSKVIPLIGEYLLFIMIFVTLSIIVTVFVINVHHRSSSTYHPMAPWVKSLFLQKLPKLLCMQNQVDRYSFPAKEESKPAVRGRVLHKKKQKEISDGEKVLVAFLEKTADSIRYISRHVKKEHFISQVVQDWKFVAQVLDRIFLWLFLIVSITGSVLIFTPALKMWLNSYP; this is encoded by the exons ATGATCTGTTGTTCAAAAGGAGTGCCCAGTCCTTCTCGCCTGGATGCCATGGTGCTCACGGGTGTTGTGCTGGTGTTGGCTGTCCTCGGCACCCCTACCTCGG CCACTGCAGGATTCAGTTCAATGGCTGAAAACGAAGACGCCCTACTCAGGCATTTATTCCAAGGATACCAGAAATGGGTTCGCCCGGTACTGCATTCCAACGACACCATAAAAGTACATTTCGGCTTGAAAATATCCCAGCTGGTGGACGTG GATGAAAAGAATCAACTGATGACAACGAACGTGTGGCTCAAACAG GAATGGACAGACCACAAGTTACGCTGGAATCCTGAGGAATATGGTGGAATCCACTCCATTAAAGTTCCATCAgaatctctctggcttcctgacaTAGTTCTCTTTGAAAA CGCTGATGGGCGTTTTGAAGGCTCCCTCATGACCAAGGTCATCGTGAACGCTAACGGGACCATCGTGTGGACCCCGCCCGCCAGCTACAAAAGTTCCTGCACCATGGATGTCACCTTTTTCCCCTTTGACCGGCAGAACTGCTCCATGAAGTTCGGGTCCTGGACCTACGACGGCACCATGGTGGACCTCATTCTGATCGATGAACAGGTGGACAGGAAGGACTTCTTTGATAACGGAGAATGGGAGATACTGAACGCCAAGGGCATGAAGGGAAACAGAAAGGCCGGTCTGTATTCCTACCCTTTCATCACCTACTCCTTTGTCCTGAGACGCCTGCCCTTGTTTTATACCCTCTTTCTGATAATCCCCTGCCTCGGACTGTCCTTCCTAACGGTCCTTGTCTTCTATTTGCCTTCTGATGAAGGGGAGAAACTCTCTCTGTCCACATCGGTTTTGGTCTCGCTGACGGTCTTCCTTTTAGTCATTGAGGAAATCATCCCGTCTTCATCGAAGGTCATCCCCCTCATTGGCGAGTACCTGCTTTTCATTATGATTTTTGTGACCCTGTCCATTATCGTGACTGTTTTTGTGATCAACGTCCACCACCGATCCTCGTCCACCTACCACCCCATGGCGCCCTGGGTGAAGAGCTTATTTCTGCAAAAGCTTCCTAAATTGCTTTGCATGCAGAACCAGGTGGATCGCTACTCCTTCCCGGCTAAAGAGGAGAGCAAACCCGCAGTGAGAGGGCGAGTCCTACAcaaaaagaagcagaaggagaTTAGCGATGGAGAGAAAGTTCTGGTtgccttcttggaaaagaccgcGGATTCCATCAGGTACATTTCAAGGCATGTGAAGAAGGAACATTTCATTAGCCAG GTGGTACAAGACTGGAAATtcgtggctcaagttcttgacaGAATCTTCCTGTGGCTCTTTCTGATAGTGTCCATCACTGGCTCTGTTCTGATTTTTACCCCTGCTTTGAAGATGTGGCTGAACAGTTACCCGTAG